The segment CGGGTTCGAGGTCGCGCTGCAGCTCGGGGTCGACGACGGCCAGCGAGATCGACACACTGGCGCCCGGACCGTCCTGCTCGGCCGCGGCGATCAACGGCAGATCGCGGCGCACCAAGGTGCCCTTGGTCAGGATCGAATACGGCGTGCCGGATTCGGCGAGGGCGTTCAAGATGCCCGGCATCAGCCGGTAGCGGCCTTCGGCGCGCTGGTAGGGATCGGTGTTGGTACCCAGTGCCACCGTCTCCCTGGTCCACGAGGGCCGGCGCAATTCGCGGGAAAGAACCTCGGCCACATTGGTTTTCACCACGACCTGGGTGTCGAAATCCGCACCGGGGTCGAAGTCCAGATATTCGTGGGTCGGCCGGGCGAAGCAGTACCGGCAGGCGTGGGAACAGCCACGGTAGCCGTTGACGGTGTACCGAAACGGCAGCATCGCCGCATTCGGTACCTTGTTCAGCGCGGACTTGCACAAGACCTCGTGGAACGTGATCGCGTCGAACTCCGGTGTGCGGACACTGCGGACGAAACCGAGCCGCGCCAGACCCGGCAGTGCGCCGTCGTCGGCGCGTGCGCTCTGTCCGTCCCATCGCATAGATTCATCGAACATTTGTTCGATGAGATTGTCAAGCGGGGATCAGGGCCGTGCCTCGAAGACCAGGTTGAACGGGGTCTCGGCGACGCGGCGGAACCGGGTGAAGCCGGCATCGTCGACCAGCACTTGGGCCAGTCGGCGCTCCCCCGCCTGCGCGCCGAGCGCCGGGCCCTGCTGTGCCAGCGATACCGGCACGCAGATGAGCGAGGACGCTCCGTAGAACACCCGGCCCACCGGGTTGAGGTTGTCGGCCACGGTGTCGCCGGCGAACGGCTCCACCAGCATGCAGTGGCCGTCGGGTTTCAGTGACCGGCGCGCGTGGCTCGCGGCTCCGGCGGGATCCGCCATATCGTGCAGGCAGTCGAAGAAGGCGATCAGGTCGTAGTCACCGCCCTGATAACCGGTCGCGTCGGCCACCTCGAAGGACGCGTTGGCAACCCCGGCCTGCGCGGCGTGCTCCCGGGCCGTCGCGATCGAGGCGTCGTGATAGTCGATGCCGACGAACTGCGACTCCGGAAAGGCCTGTGCCATCAGAATTGTGGTGACCCCGTGCCCACACCCGATATCGGCCACCTTCGCCCCGGCGGCGAGCTTGTCGACGACACCGTCGAGCGCGGGCAGCCAGGAGTCCAACAAGTGGGCACGGTAGCCGGCCCGGAAGAAGCGTTCGGTCCCGCCGAACAGGCAGGGATGGTGATCTCCCCACTCCATCCCCGCGCCGCTGCGAAAGTTCTGCACCGCGCGCGACTTGACGTGAAACAGGTCCTCGACCACCGCATAGCCGCCGGGTAGGTCCACCGGCCCGTCCGGGTCGGCCAGGCACAGTGCCTGCTCCTCGGAGAGGAAGTAGGTCCCCGTGGCGCTTTCGTACTCCACGTAACCGCCGGCGGCCTGATTGGCCAGCCACTCGCGTACGTATCGCTCGACGGTGCCGGTACGGGCGGCCAACTCGGCCGGTGTGCAGCGCCCCTCGGCCAGCGCCGCGTACAGCCCGAGTTCGTCACCGATCAGCACCAGGGTGGCGCTCATCGACGCCCCGAGATCACCCACCGCCTTGTTCAGAAACGCTTGGAGTTTGCCCTCGTCGACGGCCATCACAGGCTCCTTCGCCCGCGGCACCCGGGCGGATGCCCGCAAACTCCGAATTTACTCCGCGACGCGACCGGTCACCGAGAAATGACCGATCCGCCCCCGCGCCCAGCAAACCGATATCAGGCGGCTACCACTGGGTGCCCTGGCACCACACGCTGTACGGCGCATCCTGGGCGGCGATGATCTGGTCGCCGACCGCGATATCGCAATGCGCGTTCGGTGCCCCCACGCCGCCCTTGGTGGTGCTGCTCACCTGCAGGATGGCCCACTGCGGATCGGCCAGCGTGGTCTCGACCACCCACGGCGCGTCCGGACCCACGGTGATGGTCTCGCGCTTGGCGTAGGCGTACGCATCGGCGTTGTAGGCGTCCTTGCTCGCCGGCTGTGCCGTCAGATAGAACACCTGGAATTGGTAAGGCGCGCCCGAGGTCAGGGTGTAGCGGACCACTTGACCGCCCGCCTCCGGTTCGGCACCGGCCGTCGCGGTGCCGAAGGCGAGCGCCGCGCCCGCCACCATCGCCGCCGCGCCGGCGACCGCTCCTACCTTGCTCGTGGTATTTCGCATGCCCATCACATCGCCGGACGCTACCGGATCGTTACACCCGCCTCATCCGCACCGGGTTGTACCAGCCGAACGGACGGCCAACCACGATCGAACAACACGTTAATTTGTTCGTCACATAGAGAAATTTCACAGAAACCTAGGCCCCCTAACGTGCCGATTCGACACCCACTCGGGTTCTCCAAAGTTCTGACGATGCACTGAAATCGAAGGAAAGGCCTTAGATGCGACTCCCCCGCCCGATGTTCAACAGGTCAGTTCTGCTAGCGGGGAGCGTCGTGGTCACCACCTCGATGCTGCTCGCTGCCTGCGGTAGCAAGGCCAGCGAGACCGAAGCGTCCAGCGCCGAATCGTGCGTCGACACCTCGGGTTCCACCGTCAAGGTCGGCTCGCTGAACTCCCTGTCGGGCACCATGGCCATCTCCGAGGTCACCGTGCGCGACGCCATCAAGCTCGCCGTCGACGAGATCAACGCCGCCGGTGGCGTGTTGGACAAGCAGATCCAGATCGTCGGCGAGGACGGCGCCTCCGAACCCACCGTGTTCGCCGAGAAGGCCGAGAAGCTGATCAGCAGTGACTGTGTCGCAGCCGTTTTCGGTGGTTGGACCTCTTCGAGTCGCAAGGCCATGCTGCCGGTCTTCGAGAGCAACAACGCGCTGCTCTACTACCCCGTGCAGTACGAGGGCCTGGAGTCGAGCAAGAACATCTTCTACACCGGGGCGACCACCAACCAGCAGATCGTGCCCGCGCTGGACTACCTGAAGGAAAAGGGCACCAAGTCGCTCTACCTGGTGGGCAGTGACTACGTCTTCCCGCAGACCGCCAATCGCATCATCAAGGCGTACGCAGCGGCCAACGGGATGGAGATCAAGGGCGAGGACTACACGCCGCTGGGCTCGACCGACTTCTCCACCATCGTCAACAAGGTCCGCACGGCCGACGCCGACGCGGTGTTCAACACCCTCAACGGTGACTCCAACGTGGCGTTCTTCCGCGAGTACAAGAACGTCGGGCTCACCCCGCAGGCGATGCCGGTGGTCTCGGTGTCCATCGCCGAAGAGGAGGTCGGTGGTATCGGCGTGCAGAACATCACCGATCAGCTGACCGCGTGGAACTACTACCAGACCATCGACACCCCGGTGAACAACGCGTTCGTGGCCGCTTACAAGAAGGCCTACGGCGAGAACAAGCCGACCTCGGACCCGATGGAGGCCGCCTACGTCTCGGTGTACCTGTGGAAGAACACCGTCGAGAAGGCCGGATCGTTCGACGTCAAGGCCATTCAGGAGAACGCAGGCGGGGTCAGCTTCGACGCCCCCGAGGGCAAGGTGACCATCGACGGCGAGAACAACCACATCACCAAGACGGCGCGCATCGGCGAGATCAAGCCCGATGGTCTCATCTACACGGTGTGGGAGTCCGCCGGCCCGATCGAGCCGGACCCGTACCTGAAGTCCTACCCGTGGGCCGCCGGGCTGTCGGGATAACCACGTGGATGTCCTGATCGGACAGCTGGCAACAGGATTGAGCCTCGGCTCGATCCTGTTGCTCGCTGCACTCGGACTCTCACTGACCTTCGGTCAGATGGGTGTCATCAACATGGCACACGGCGAGTTCATCATGGCCGGCTGCTACACCGCCTACGTGGTTCAGCAGGCCGTCTCGAATACCGGTGCCTCACTGCTGATCTCATTGGTCGTCGGTTTCCTGGTCGGCGGAGCCATGGGTGTGCTGCTGGAAGTCACGCTGATCCAGCGGATGTATGACCGGCCGCTGGACACCCTGCTGGTCACCTTCGGTGTCGGCCTGATCCTGCAGCAGATCGCCCGCGACATCTTCGGCGCCCCGGCGGTGAACGTCGTGGCACCGGAATGGCTCTCCGGAGGTGTGGAGATCCTGGGCGCGGTGGTGCCCAAGACCCGCATCTTCATCCTGGTGCTCGCGGCGGTGGCCGTGGTGGCCCTGGCCGCCGCACTCAAGGCCAGTCCGATGGGCCGGCGCATCCGCGCGGTCGTGCAGAACCGCGACCTGGCCGAGACCAGCGGAATCTCCTCGCGGCGAACCGATATCACCACGTTCTTCATCGGTTCCGGGCTGGCCGGGGTGGCCGGGGTGGCACTCACTCTGATCGGCTCGACCAGCCCGACCACCGGGCAGAGTTATCTGATCGATGCCTTCCTGGTCGTGGTGGTGGGCGGTCTGGGGCAGATCAAGGGCACCGTCATCGCCGCGCTCGGGATCGGCTTCCTGAACTCGTTCATCGAGTACAACACCACGGCCTCGCTGGCCAAGGTGATTCTGTTCGTGATCATCGTGTTCTTCCTGCAGGTGCGCCCGCAGGGCCTGTTCACGGTTCGAACGAGGAGTCTGGTGTGAAACACCTCATCGGTCGTTGGCAGACGTGGGCCGGCTTCGGCGTCGGCGCCATCGTGTTGTTCGGTCTCGCTCCCGCCGTCCTGTCCGATTTCCGGCTGGGCCTGTTCGCGAAGTTCCTGTGCTTCGCGATCGTCGCCGTCGGCATCGGATTGGCCTGGGGCCGAGGCGGAATGCTGGTGCTGGGCCAGGGCGTGTTCTTCGGGCTCGGCGGCTACATCATGGGCATGCACCTGAAGATCTCCGACGCGGCCCTGACCAACCAAGACGTCCCGGACTTCATGCAGATCGCCGGTGTGCGGGAACTGCCCGGCTACTGGCAACCGTTCGCCTCGCCGGTGGTCACGCTGGTGGCCATCGTGGTGATCCCCACCGGCATCGCCGCACTGCTGGGCCTGGGCGTGTTCAAACGCCGGGTCAAGGGCGCCTATTTCGCGATCCTGTCGCAGGCGCTGGCCGCCGCCTTGGCCATCTTGCTGATCGGGCAGACCAGCGTCGGAGGCAGCAACGGGCTGACCAACTTCCGCACCTTCTTCGGGTTCTCGCTCAAGGACCCGGTGAACAAGCAGATGCTGTACTTCATCGCCGCCGCGGTGCTCCTGCTCTCGGTGGCGGTGGCACGGCAGCTGATGCAGAGTCGCTACGGGGAACTGCTCGTCGCCGTGCGCGACGGTGAGGAGCGGGTGCGCTTCCTGGGCTACGACCCGGCCAATATCAAGGTCGTCGCCTACGTGGTCGCCGCGCTGTTCGCCAGCATCGCCGGGGCGCTGTTCGCCCCGATCGTCGGGTTCATCGCACCGTCACAGGTCGGCATCCTGCCCTCGATCGCCTTCCTGATCGGAGTGGCCATCGGCGGGCGCACCACGCTGCTCGGCCCGGTGCTCGGCGCCATCGGGGTGGCGTGGGCGCAGACGCTGCTCTCGGAACGCTTTCCGTCGGAGTGGACCTACGCCCAAGGCGCCTTGTTCATCATCGTCGTCGGGTTCTTCCCGGCCGGCCTGGCCGGGCTCGGGGTGTTCCTGCGCCGCCGCAAGGGCAAGCCGGACGTCGGCGACGGACCGGCGCCCGATCCGGCGTCGCTGCCCGATCCCGACCCGGAACCAGAGAAGGCCGGAGCCACCGCATGACAGAGCTCGAGACCGAGGTCCATCCCGAACCCGCCGCCGGCGGCAACGCCGGGATGGGCACCCAGTACCTGGAAGTCCGCGGGCTCACCGTGGATTTCGACGGCTTCAAGGCCGTCAGCGATGTGGACCTGACCCTGTTCCAGGGTGACCTGCGCTTCCTGATCGGCCCCAACGGCGCCGGGAAGACCACCGTCATCGACGCGATCACCGGGCTGGTGCCCGCCACCGGATCGGTGAGCAAGTCCGGACAGGAACTGCTGGGCAAGAAGGTCCACCAGATCGCCCGCCGCGGGGTGGGACGCACCTTCCAGACCGCGACGGTGTTCGAGCAACTCACCGTGCTGCAGAATCTGGACATCGCCGCGGGTGCCGGAAGGTCCGCCTGGGCGCTGCTGCGGCGTCGCTCCGGAATTCTGCCCGCGATCGAAGAAGCCCTTGAGACAACCGGTCTCGCGGATCTGGCCGACAAGCCGGCAGGCGTGCTGGCACACGGCCAGAAACAGTGGCTGGAGATCGGCATGCTGCTGGTGCAGAACGCCGATGTGCTGCTGCTCGACGAACCGGTCGCCGGCATGAGCCACGAGGAACGCGAAGAGACCGGAAACCTGCTGCGCCGCATCGGCGGTGAGCGCACCGTGGTGGTCGTCGAGCACGATATGGACTTCATGCGCGCGTTCGCGACGTCGGTGACGGTGCTGGCCCGCGGTCAGGTGATCGCCGAGGGCACGGTGGCCGAGGTCCAGGCCAATCCGCGGGTGCAGGAGGTCTACCTGGGTACCGCGGCGGCCGGCACCGATGATCTGAAAGAGGAATCCTGATGCTCGAACTCGTCGACGTGCGGACCGGCTACGGCCGCTCCGAGGTCATCCACGGGGCCAGCCTGGAGGTGCCCGCCGACGGGGTGGCCGCGGTCATGGGCCACAACGGGGCGGGCAAGACCACCCTGTTGCGTGCCGCGGTCGGGCTCCTGAAATGCAGTGCCGGAAAGGTACTTTTCGACGGTGAGGACATCACCAAACTGCGGCCCAGCGCCCGGGTGGCCAAGGGGCTGGCCTATGTGCCGCAGGGCCAGCAGTCCTTCGGTCAGCTCACCACCGCGGAGAACCTCCAGGTGGTGGCCGACGGACGCAAGAACGCCAAATCGCTGATCGACGAGCAGCTCGACCTGTTCCCGGCCCTCAAGGAACTGCTCACCCGCCGGGCCGGGCTGCTCTCCGGCGGGCAGCGTCAGCAACTGGCGATCGCGCGCGCCCTGATCACCACCCCGAAATGCCTGATCCTCGACGAACCGACCGAGGGCATCCAGCCGTCGGTGGTGGCCGAGATCGAGGCCGCGATCACCGCGCTGACCGCTCGCGGGGATCTCGGGGTGCTGCTGGTCGAGCAGCACATCGGTTTCGCGCTGGAGTCGGCGCAGCGCTACTACATCCTGGAGGCCGGCCGGGTGACCTCCAGCGGCACCGGCGGCTCCGCGTCGGAGGCCGAGGTCCGTGCGGCGATGGCTATCTAAAGCTCCAGCAGCACGGTCACCGGGCCGTCGTTGACGAGCTCGACCGCCATGTGCGCCCCGAAGACCCCGGTGGCCACCGGCGCACCGAGCGCGCGCAGCGCGTCGGCGAACGCATCGATGAGCGGCTCGGCGACCGGACGCGGTGCGGCGGCGTTCCAGGACGGGCGGCGGCCCTTGACGGTGTTGGCGTACAGGGTGAACTGGCTGACCACCAGGATCGGCGCGCCGGTGTCGGCGGCCGCCCGCTCGTCGTCGAGAATGCGGAGCCGCCAGAGCTTTTCGGCCATCTTGGTGGCCAGCGCCTCGTCGTCGGTGTGGGTGATGCCGACCAGTGCGAGCAGTCCCTGCCCGGCCGGCTCGATCCGCCCCACGGTCTGCCCGCCGACCACCACCCGCGCCGATGTCACCCGTTGCACCAGAACTCGCATGCCCCGAACCCTAGAGTGTTCCCATGCGGATCCTCGCCGAGCAGGGTGGTCTGGTCATCGCCGAGGACGGTCCGCGCATTCTGGTGATCGACCGCGGCGCCGGAGCGGCACAGGTGCTGGCCTTCGTGCTGCTGATCCTGACGGTGGTGTTCGGTGGTTTCGGCATCGTGTCGACGGTGCTGGCACTGCGCGACTCGCAGAGCAACCCACCGCTGGTCGTCGCCGCGGTGGTCCTCGCGGCCGGTATCGCCACCGCGGCGGCTCTGCTGTTCGTCGTCCGGTCGCTGCGCCGCATCCGGTCGGCGCCGCTGGACACCTTCACACCGGTCGCGGTGCTCGACCGGCAGCGGCGGATTTTCCTCGACGGTGCGGGCCAGATCGTGGCACCGCTGGAGCACGTCCGCTTCGAGCGCCGCATGCAGATGACGTCGAGCTCCCCGAAGTTGGTGGCGGTGACGCCGGCGGGAATCCGCGTCCTCAAGCGCGGCAACCCGTTCGGCGGCGGCATCGGCGACATGGACGCGGTGTTGTCCACCGCGATCCTGCGCCCGCCGGGCTAACTCAGACGGCGCAGCACCTCCGCGGCCACCGCGTCGATCGCGATGTCGACCTGCTCACCGCTGCCGAGGTCTTTGACCCCCACCGTGCCCGCGTCGATATCGCGGTCCCCGGCCACCAGGGCGAGCACGGCACCCGAGCGGTCCGCGCCGCGCATCGAGGCCTTCAGACTGCGATCGCCATAGGCCAGATCCACCCGAATACCGTTGGCGCGCAGGGTGGCGGCCAGCTTCGCCAGTTCGAGCTTGGCCGTCTCCCCCAGCGCCACGCCGTACACGTCCACCCGGTTGGCGGCGCCCACGGTCTTGCCCTCGGCCGCCAGGGCCAGCAGGGTGCGGTCCACCCCGAGGCCGAACCCGATACCGGACAGATCCTGCCCACCGAGCTGACCCATCAGCCCGTCGTACCGACCACCGCCGCCGATACCGGACTGCGCACCCAGGCCGTCGTGCACGAACTCGAAGGTGGTCTTCGTGTAGTAATCCAGCCCACGCACCATCCGCGGGTTCACCACATAGGGCACCCCGAGCGCGTCCAGGTGGGCCAGCACGGTCTCGAAGTGCGCCTTGGCGGCGTCGGAGAGGTGATCGAGCATCAGCGGGGCGTCGGCGGTCATCTCGCGCACCGCGGGACGCTTGTCGTCGAGCACCCGCAGCGGATTGATCTCCGCGCGTCGTCGGGTGTCCTCGTCGAGGTCGAGGGTGAACAGGAACTCCTGCAGCAACTCCCGGTACCGGGGCCGGCAGGTCTCGTCACCCAGTGAGGTGATCTCCAGCCGGAAACCATCCAGCCCGAGGGACCGGAACCCGCCGTCGGCCACGGCGATGACCTCGGCGTCCAGGGCGGGATCGTCCACCCCGATGGCCTCCACCCCGACCTGTTGCAGCTGTCGGTAGCGGCCGGCCTGCGGCCGTTCGTAGCGGAAGAACGGCCCGGCGTAGCACAGCTTGACCGGCAGCGGCCCGCGGTCGAGCCCATGCTCGATGACCGCCCGCATGACACCGGCGGTGCCCTCCGGACGCAGCGTCACCGAACGCTCACCGCGGTCGGCGAAGGTGTACATCTCCTTGCTCACCACATCGGTGGATTCGCCGACGCCGCGGGCGAACAACGCGGTGTCCTCGAAGATCGGCAACTCGATATCGCCGTACCCGGCCCGCCGGGCGGCGGCGAGCAAGCCGTCGCGCACCGCGACGAAGGCCGCGGAGTCGGGCGGAAAGTAGTCGGGTACACCCTTGGGCGCCTTGAAATCAGCCACGGTATTCGCTCACAGAGTCAGACCTTCGAGAAAGGGGTTGGTGCGGCGCTCGAATCCGATCGTGGACCGCGGGCCGTGCCCGGGGAGTACCACGGTGTCATCGTCGAGCACCATCAGTTTTGTCACGAGTGAGTTCATCAGATCCCGCCCGCTGCCGCCGAACAGGTCGGTGCGGCCCACCGACCCCTTGAACAGAGTGTCACCGGTGAAGCACAGACCCGGAGCCCGGAAACACACCGAGCCCAGCGTGTGGCCCGGGGTGTGGTCGACGGTCACAGCCATCCCGCCGACGTCGAGCAGCTGGGCATCGTGCTCCAGTTCGACGACCTGACGCGGCTCACGGAACAGCGCGCCCAGCGCCAGCTGACCGAGTCGCGGTCCGATGCCCTTGATCGGGTCGGTCAACATCACCCGGTCCTGCGGATGGATGAACACCGGGCAGCCGTAGGTGTCGGCCACCTTCTGCGCCGACCACATGTGATCGAGGTGTCCGTGGGTCAGCAGGACCGCCGCCGGGGTGAGCCGGTGCTCGTCGAGGATCGTGCGCAGCCGGCCGAAGGCCGACTGGCCGGGGTCGACGATGACGGCGTCGGCCCCGGCGTGCGGTGCCAGCACATAGCAATTGCACGCCAGCACCCCCGCCGGGAATCCGGTGATCAACACCGGGCAAGTTTCCCACGTCCACTTTCGGCACCGGTATTCGCGCGGGTCGCACGGCCCGCCCTCAGAAACGCCTGGCACACTCGGTGCCGATGTGAACGCGCGGCCGACGCCGCGCAGACCCGAGGAGGACAGCGGCGGTGCCGACCAACGAACAGCGACGGGCAGCGGCCAAGCGCAAGCTCGAACGTCAGCTCGAACGCCGAGAGCAGCGGGCCAAGCGGGCGCGCCTGATCACGATCATCGCCTCGGTGACCGGCGTGCTCGTGGTGGTCGGCGCGGTGGTGGCCACCGTCATCATCACCAACAAGGACTCCGCGAACACCGCGTCCGCCTCGACGACCACCAGCGCAGACCCCGGCGCCCCGCAACCCGCCGCGGACGGCAAGCTGCCCCCGTTCGCGGCGCCGGCCGGCCTCGGCCAGGACTGCCAGTACCCGGCCGCGGGCGAGGCCAGCCGCAAGGTCAACCCGCCGCGCACCGGAAAGATCCCGATGGACGAGGCGGAGATCAGCGTCAGCATGGCCACCGATCAGGGCAATATCGGCCTGATGCTGAACAACGCGCAGGCGCCGTGCACCGCGAACAGCTTCGCCAGCCTGGCCGGGCAGGGCTACTTCAACGACACCCCCTGCCACCGGCTGACGACCAGCGACAGCCTGTCGGTTCTGCAGTGCGGTGACCCCACCGGCCAGGGCACCGGCGGCCCGGGCTACGAGTTCGCCAACGAGTACCCGACCAACCAGTACCAGCCGGACAACCCGGCGCTGCAGCAGCCCGTGCTCTATCCGCGCGGCACGCTGGCGATGGCCAACGCCGGCCCCGGCACCAACGGCAGCCAGTTCTTCCTGGTCTACAAGGATTCGCAGCTGCCGCCGAACTACACCGTGTTCGGCACCATCGACGAGACCGGCCTGGCCACCCTGGACAAGATCGCCGGCGCCGGCGTGGAGGGTGGCGGTCAGGACGGTCCGCCGGCCACCAAGGTGCAGGTGAAGACGATCCAGCTGGACTGAGCCGATGAGCGTCCCGCCGTACGGGTTCCACCCGCCCGGCTATCCCCCGGCCTACGGCTATCCGCCCGCGCCGAGGCCGACCAACGCGCTGGCCGTCGCCTCGCTCATCTGCGCCTTCCTGGTCGCCCCGCTGGGCGTGGTGTTCGGCCACATCTCGCTGCACCAGATCAAGCGCAGCGGCGAGGACGGGCGGCCGATGGCCATCGCGGGTCTGGTGATCGGCTACCTGCTCACCGTGCTCGGGGTGCTGGTGCTGGTCTTCACGTTCGTGGTGACGCGGGCGATCGTCGAGGACATCCGTGAGTACGACCCGAACGCGCCGCGCTACACCGCGGCACCCGGGGTGCCGGCCGGGGAACTGCCCTCGTTCAAGCCACCGGCGCCCCTCGGCTCTAACTGCCAGTACCTGAAAACCTCGGAGCCGGCGAGCAAGCCGGTCCAGCCGCCCCGGATGGGTAAGGTGCCCACGACGCCGGCCAGCATCCCCGCGGTGATCACGACCGACCGCGGGGCGATCGGTCTGCAGCTGAACAATGCCCAGGCCCCGTGCACGGTGAACAACTTCGCCAGCCTGGCCGCGCAGGGGTTCTTCAACGGCACCGACTGCCACCGGCTGACCACCACCCCCGAACTCGGGGTGCTGCAGTGCGGGGACCCGCTGGGCACCGGTAAGGGCGGCCCCGGATACCAATTCCCCAACGAGTACCCCACCAACCAGTACCGGTTGACCGATCCCGCGGTACGCATCCCGGTGGTCTATCCCCGGGGCACCCTGGCCATGGCCAACGCCGGCCCCGGCACCAACGGCAGCCAGTTCTTCCTGGTGTACCGGGATTCCGAGCTGCCGCCCACCTATCCTGTGTTCGGCACCATCGACGAGG is part of the Mycobacterium adipatum genome and harbors:
- a CDS encoding class I SAM-dependent methyltransferase, yielding MAVDEGKLQAFLNKAVGDLGASMSATLVLIGDELGLYAALAEGRCTPAELAARTGTVERYVREWLANQAAGGYVEYESATGTYFLSEEQALCLADPDGPVDLPGGYAVVEDLFHVKSRAVQNFRSGAGMEWGDHHPCLFGGTERFFRAGYRAHLLDSWLPALDGVVDKLAAGAKVADIGCGHGVTTILMAQAFPESQFVGIDYHDASIATAREHAAQAGVANASFEVADATGYQGGDYDLIAFFDCLHDMADPAGAASHARRSLKPDGHCMLVEPFAGDTVADNLNPVGRVFYGASSLICVPVSLAQQGPALGAQAGERRLAQVLVDDAGFTRFRRVAETPFNLVFEARP
- the urtC gene encoding urea ABC transporter permease subunit UrtC; amino-acid sequence: MKHLIGRWQTWAGFGVGAIVLFGLAPAVLSDFRLGLFAKFLCFAIVAVGIGLAWGRGGMLVLGQGVFFGLGGYIMGMHLKISDAALTNQDVPDFMQIAGVRELPGYWQPFASPVVTLVAIVVIPTGIAALLGLGVFKRRVKGAYFAILSQALAAALAILLIGQTSVGGSNGLTNFRTFFGFSLKDPVNKQMLYFIAAAVLLLSVAVARQLMQSRYGELLVAVRDGEERVRFLGYDPANIKVVAYVVAALFASIAGALFAPIVGFIAPSQVGILPSIAFLIGVAIGGRTTLLGPVLGAIGVAWAQTLLSERFPSEWTYAQGALFIIVVGFFPAGLAGLGVFLRRRKGKPDVGDGPAPDPASLPDPDPEPEKAGATA
- the hisS gene encoding histidine--tRNA ligase gives rise to the protein MADFKAPKGVPDYFPPDSAAFVAVRDGLLAAARRAGYGDIELPIFEDTALFARGVGESTDVVSKEMYTFADRGERSVTLRPEGTAGVMRAVIEHGLDRGPLPVKLCYAGPFFRYERPQAGRYRQLQQVGVEAIGVDDPALDAEVIAVADGGFRSLGLDGFRLEITSLGDETCRPRYRELLQEFLFTLDLDEDTRRRAEINPLRVLDDKRPAVREMTADAPLMLDHLSDAAKAHFETVLAHLDALGVPYVVNPRMVRGLDYYTKTTFEFVHDGLGAQSGIGGGGRYDGLMGQLGGQDLSGIGFGLGVDRTLLALAAEGKTVGAANRVDVYGVALGETAKLELAKLAATLRANGIRVDLAYGDRSLKASMRGADRSGAVLALVAGDRDIDAGTVGVKDLGSGEQVDIAIDAVAAEVLRRLS
- the urtE gene encoding urea ABC transporter ATP-binding subunit UrtE, with translation MLELVDVRTGYGRSEVIHGASLEVPADGVAAVMGHNGAGKTTLLRAAVGLLKCSAGKVLFDGEDITKLRPSARVAKGLAYVPQGQQSFGQLTTAENLQVVADGRKNAKSLIDEQLDLFPALKELLTRRAGLLSGGQRQQLAIARALITTPKCLILDEPTEGIQPSVVAEIEAAITALTARGDLGVLLVEQHIGFALESAQRYYILEAGRVTSSGTGGSASEAEVRAAMAI
- a CDS encoding Rv2578c family radical SAM protein; the encoded protein is MRWDGQSARADDGALPGLARLGFVRSVRTPEFDAITFHEVLCKSALNKVPNAAMLPFRYTVNGYRGCSHACRYCFARPTHEYLDFDPGADFDTQVVVKTNVAEVLSRELRRPSWTRETVALGTNTDPYQRAEGRYRLMPGILNALAESGTPYSILTKGTLVRRDLPLIAAAEQDGPGASVSISLAVVDPELQRDLEPGTPAPQARLALISAIRDAGLDCHVMVAPVLPGLTDSPEHLEALLRAIADAGATSATVFGLHLRGATRDWFMAWLQRAHPELVFRYRSLYRRGAYLPPEYRDKLRARVAPLLTRYRLTGRGPMARAGAVSSEVTAPAHPTLF
- the urtD gene encoding urea ABC transporter ATP-binding protein UrtD is translated as MTELETEVHPEPAAGGNAGMGTQYLEVRGLTVDFDGFKAVSDVDLTLFQGDLRFLIGPNGAGKTTVIDAITGLVPATGSVSKSGQELLGKKVHQIARRGVGRTFQTATVFEQLTVLQNLDIAAGAGRSAWALLRRRSGILPAIEEALETTGLADLADKPAGVLAHGQKQWLEIGMLLVQNADVLLLDEPVAGMSHEEREETGNLLRRIGGERTVVVVEHDMDFMRAFATSVTVLARGQVIAEGTVAEVQANPRVQEVYLGTAAAGTDDLKEES
- the urtA gene encoding urea ABC transporter substrate-binding protein, giving the protein MRLPRPMFNRSVLLAGSVVVTTSMLLAACGSKASETEASSAESCVDTSGSTVKVGSLNSLSGTMAISEVTVRDAIKLAVDEINAAGGVLDKQIQIVGEDGASEPTVFAEKAEKLISSDCVAAVFGGWTSSSRKAMLPVFESNNALLYYPVQYEGLESSKNIFYTGATTNQQIVPALDYLKEKGTKSLYLVGSDYVFPQTANRIIKAYAAANGMEIKGEDYTPLGSTDFSTIVNKVRTADADAVFNTLNGDSNVAFFREYKNVGLTPQAMPVVSVSIAEEEVGGIGVQNITDQLTAWNYYQTIDTPVNNAFVAAYKKAYGENKPTSDPMEAAYVSVYLWKNTVEKAGSFDVKAIQENAGGVSFDAPEGKVTIDGENNHITKTARIGEIKPDGLIYTVWESAGPIEPDPYLKSYPWAAGLSG
- the urtB gene encoding urea ABC transporter permease subunit UrtB → MDVLIGQLATGLSLGSILLLAALGLSLTFGQMGVINMAHGEFIMAGCYTAYVVQQAVSNTGASLLISLVVGFLVGGAMGVLLEVTLIQRMYDRPLDTLLVTFGVGLILQQIARDIFGAPAVNVVAPEWLSGGVEILGAVVPKTRIFILVLAAVAVVALAAALKASPMGRRIRAVVQNRDLAETSGISSRRTDITTFFIGSGLAGVAGVALTLIGSTSPTTGQSYLIDAFLVVVVGGLGQIKGTVIAALGIGFLNSFIEYNTTASLAKVILFVIIVFFLQVRPQGLFTVRTRSLV
- the dtd gene encoding D-aminoacyl-tRNA deacylase — encoded protein: MRVLVQRVTSARVVVGGQTVGRIEPAGQGLLALVGITHTDDEALATKMAEKLWRLRILDDERAAADTGAPILVVSQFTLYANTVKGRRPSWNAAAPRPVAEPLIDAFADALRALGAPVATGVFGAHMAVELVNDGPVTVLLEL
- a CDS encoding MBL fold metallo-hydrolase is translated as MLITGFPAGVLACNCYVLAPHAGADAVIVDPGQSAFGRLRTILDEHRLTPAAVLLTHGHLDHMWSAQKVADTYGCPVFIHPQDRVMLTDPIKGIGPRLGQLALGALFREPRQVVELEHDAQLLDVGGMAVTVDHTPGHTLGSVCFRAPGLCFTGDTLFKGSVGRTDLFGGSGRDLMNSLVTKLMVLDDDTVVLPGHGPRSTIGFERRTNPFLEGLTL